The Corvus cornix cornix isolate S_Up_H32 chromosome 6, ASM73873v5, whole genome shotgun sequence genome includes the window ATTGTATTGAATGTGGCTGGAGACTGGTTACGTGTGCTTTTGCTTCTGTACCCTGTGAGGTCAGCTCAAGAACTCCCAGACACTGCTAACATCAGCAAATCCATTCTTACACTCTGTTGGTATCACTTAGCTGGAAATGCTCCAGCTTGGCACTGCTGTAAGGGAAATATGAATTAGGCCCATTCATCTCTTTACTGGCGCAGGGGTTGCAAGACGGATCCTTGATGTGTTTATGTTACAACTGTGTTGTTGCATAACTTCAGAGCAAGGAGCCTTTTTGACCTGTTATTTCTTACGCCATCATTTTATGTTCTGCAGATTTCATTTTATAAAGTGAGGAACATTATGGCTTCCATCCAGCAAATGTTTAAACAAGTACTGAACTTATTTGTATGGGCACTTCCATGAAATTGCTGTTCTCTGCACTTTCCCAAGGCAGGCAGGCTGTTTAGAGGGAAATTTTGGAGCAactggggcagaggcagggtgCTGCAGGGAATGTGGGAGATAACAGCTCTCAAGAGGTCCTGAGATCCCTGGAGGGTGAGACCTGATGATGAAAAGCTATTTGTCTTGCTTCTGAATGAAAGATTCGGATAGCCCAAGTGTCAAATTCATGGGGAATTCAAATTAGCTCAACAGTTTGGTGTGGGAAGTGCAGCTTGGACATCCAGGAGAAACCCCTCAGGAGGTTTCGGCCTTTGTTTTCAATGCTGAGTGAATAAAGGAGGGGAAACTTGCCTCAGGCACTATGGCACTTTCAGTTGTCTTCCTCCCTGCAACCTGTTAATGCAGTCttgtataaaacaaaaagctaaCAAGTGACCACAGCCTTGCTTTCGGAACATCCGGAACATCCGGACATCTGAGGGGTGTTGTCCTCAAAACATGTGAAACTTCTCTTTTGGGTTGAATATAAAAGCTGTTCTTAATCAATTCCTTGCAAAAATTACTTATATTTACCATATCAGTATTTCCAAATgaagtttttctgttgttggCATCAACAACATTAACTCCTTAACAGTCCAGGTGTGAATTGGAAGTCTTAGATTCAAATTCTGTGTCTGTTCCACTCTCACACGATTCCCAGCACAGACCACAAGAGCCTGTCAAAGGAGACAGATGGCTTCCAAACCAGGGATATTTCTAATAGGTGACTCAAGGATGGGAAAAATAATCCATCCTGATCATGGGTTAACCgagagcagcactggcacccAAGGAGAATAAGGCACAGGGGCGGGGGGTGGGTGTGGGATGAGGAGTATTGCACACCAGACTCACTCTGACTTTTCTCCTTTGGCAGTGCAAGGCTCAAGAGCAACAGCAAGCAAGTGTGCATTGATCCCAAGTTAAAGTGGATCCAGGAGTATCTGGAGAAAGCTTTAAACAAGTAAGGCAAGAGACAAATGGACTTAACAGCTAACATCCTGGCTTATTAAAGGGTAGAACATTAAGGGCTGGCTTTTACCATGTGGACAAAGTACTTGTGGAATCAGATATTGTTTCAAAGAAGGGTTTGGAGTTGACCTAATTTGTATTGAAACAACAGTTTCTAATATATCCTAGATGTTAAACTAAGAATTTTGCCAGGGTTTGAGGCAAAATTTATGCTAATGAGTATGGTCTGGGGTCCCGAACTCATCCTCTTTTGGAAAAACAGCTGTTCTCCCAAGGAAAATACTTCCTTTGTGCCCCCCCTTTCCCAAACAAAACTACAATTACTTCAGAATCTATACCATTCCGGTGTCCTTGGAGCCCCTTCTCCATGTTACACTGGGTGTCTGCTTGCACAGGCAGCTGAGGCCTAGGGATTCTTGGTGCTAAAAATTGTTTCTCTGCTGCCCAGTGTGGAATGCTGTTAATGTCGGCCAAGGTGCACTGTGCTACCATGAATAAGCCTTTCCCGCAAGACCAGGGGAAAACCAGCCCACCTTGGAAAATTCGGACTTTCTTAATCTATTTTTATTCCCCATGTCTACTTTGAGGTGGACTCAGCCCATCTTTGTCCAATTTTATGctaaaaagagcagcacagagcacaatTTTGTGCTGAACTGCAGGGGAGGGCTCCAGCCTTCCAGCACAGAAGATGGTACATACCAAATGATGTACAAAGCATTCCCTTGCTTGCCCAGAGCCCTGGGCTGCGGTtgatccagcagcagcattttggcCAGCAAGCCTACCTGTGCACTCAGTATCCCTGCCACCCTTGCCATCACATTCCCACCCCACAGTAACTGCACTGTAACCCTGCTGAACCTTGTCCCTCCTGCATCTGTAGGGtgaaggcagggctggaatcCAATTATTTGCAGAAACAGTGTGTTATTGGGGAAGGTATGGCCTCAGGGCAGATGGGAGGCACAGGTACCTGAATGCTCTCCACTGTGTGCTTTGTAAATGCGTCTGCCAAACAAGAGGTagagttaaaaacaaaaaaaaatttctttactcCCCTGTGTTTTTACAATAAACAAGGGGAAAAATGCCACCAGAAGTGGAGAGATTCCTCCACATGTCCCTTTTGGGGACTGCACTGGGGCCAGGAgtgagaaggaagagggaaggaagccAGTTAACAAAGTCAATGTGATTCCAGCCCTGACAGCTCTTCCCATCTCATCTGATGCTCAGTGCCTTCTTTGCTGCCAGCACTCAGCCCTTTTGTCCTTTGGACAAATTCTCTGCAGAGGTAATCCAGGTTAATGCTGCCAGAATGGCTTTGGATTTAGGCACCACTGAACCTAAGAGCAGGATGTGGCCCATGCTGGCTATCCTAGGGATCTGAGCTGCTTTATTTTACAATTTGGAAAAATCCTCAAGGTCCTGCTTAAGTTTCTGTTTGTTATCATCCCCAAACTGAAACTCAGGAAGCATTTTACAAATCTGCAAGGTTGGGCAAACGTGATTATGTGCCTATCTGACTTAGGGGAGCAACTCAGCTGGAACATGTTCTGCTCTCACTTCCACTAGTGAAGATCTGAGACCAGCTCTACTGAAACCAGTGAGTCTGCCTGATCTCCAGCCAGATTCTGGGTTTTGTTACCAAATGCTACTACAGAAGCAATTCTGCCAATTTGGTGGATTCATCCTGGTTTACATTGGGTAACAAGAGAGAATTTGGTCCCAGCTCTATGAAATAAGATGACAGCATCTATCTCCATCCCCTAATCCTGTAATCATGGCATTGTGTTCATTTTCCAACTAGTAATGCTAGCACCAGTGGCATTTTCATGCTCCACAGACAGTCAGGGCTCTGTCTGTAGCATTTTCACCAGGCATGTTTTTGATATATTTTAGTGCACAGCTTTGACTTCTTCAATGAAATGTACTTTGGAATATATTTATAGCGCATCAAACAATTCATATATTTGAATTGGAGCCATATGAATGTTGGTAGTTTAAAACACCGATATCCCTCTAAACTACTAACAGCTTGTAAAATGAATCTATATAGATCTATAAATGTTAATGTAGCTATCAGTTTCAATCAGCcatatattatattttttcacttgtaCCGAAATTGTATGAAATGTGACATTACCCTATATGCACTAGCAATAAAATGGCTAATTGTTTCATGTTATGAAAACCCAATTGTACAtgggaatttatttttctggaataaaatcaATACGTTTTGTAGAAAGGGCTCTTGTAATTGCTTAAGTAGAATCCAAACTGTGAAGACATCTTAATCTATACCAGTACTTCAATATGAGAATATCTTTAGTGTCATAATCTGCAGATAAGGGCAAGGAAAACTTCCTAGAATAGTAGTCCAATACAGTTAATTATGAaaccagaaatgctttttctagGGAATTATTTTGCTCACTAATTCTGCTTAGCATTTATTATTGCTTTGTATTCATCACATCTCCATGTAATACACACATGAGACATCAGTAAAACACATTCAGGCTGACAGGAATCCAAATTCCTTAACTGGCTTTAAAAATCattgtgcagctgctgtggccaACATCATTCAATATTCATCCATTTTATAGACATGGGGCAAATCAGTCCTTTCTTGAAATAGCTAACAAATCCTTTACCACTTCCACTTAATCCCAGTCATCATTTACGGTACATTGactccctcttcctcctgcctttgtACAAGGGTATGCAAAACCAGGCCTCTACAGAGTTAACACAGcccattttccctgctgtcatGTTAATATAGTCCCACTTCAGAACTTCCCTCGCTTCAAGATCCCGGAGTCCATTAAGCTCAGTGGCTACTGCAGACACACAGGAGAGAGCCGATGGATCTGGAGAAGATAACAAAGTCACATGGGAAAAATCTTCCTTAAGCCagctgggagaaaggaaaagaaactctGAATGTGTAGGGGCTGGCTGTGTTGGTAGCCAAGCCCTGCTTCGGCCTTCCAAGCCCTGGTGTGGCAGCTCTTCCTAATTTCTCACCTAATTTGTAAATGAGGGTTGAAGTACAAGATACCAGAACAGCAACCTCCCAGTACTCCACCAAGCACGTGCTGGGTGAAGGCCCCACACGAAGGGGGACAATGTGGGTGATTATCTTTACAGCCTTGTTTCAAGGCACCAAATGCCCACAAATCCCCTTGGAGTAGCCACTGGTTCTTGCTGATGTCAGCAGGAATGCTGAGTGGGAAGCCAGAAATGCAGCCCTCCTCTCCTTCCGCTATACCTCAGAGGGAATTCTTTGGATGGTGAGGCTCCTGGCTGAGAAGTTATGGAAGGCATTTGGGGAGGCTTTGGTATTTTGGATAAAAGGGTTGTTCTGGCCTCAGAGTTTGCCAATATTCTTCCACCAGGACACCTTGACTTGTCTAGCATTCCTCTCAGGCAGAGGTTATATGAAAGGGGGTGCTACATTTCCACCCTGCCAGCAAGATATGAAGGGACCATAGGATAAATGTGAATAAGGCCTTTGTATATGGATAATTTATGGCAgtcttttttgtatttttcttttaatttagaCCACGTCATCGCACtcataaaaaaaagcaacagaagaaacGGGGCCCACTCTGCCCTTCCCGTGCAACACCACTAAAGTCTCCAGGGAGAAAGAATGGTAGGAGGCATTAGTTTCTGAGCTGGGATACCTCAGGTTCAAGTCCCTGCTCTTCCACTGACCACCTTATGGGACCTTGGGCAAATATATTAGCCTATCCAGATCTCCATTTCCCTCCATATTTGTTGAGGATAATATCTCTACCCTTCCTTCAAAGGTGTATTATATAGATGTAACTCTTAAAATGGGGGGAAAATTTAGCTACAACAGATGTGGGAAAATGGACACAGAAAGAGGCCAAAAGAAGCAAAGACAAAGTCGAAAACAGGGTGAAGGTTTGGGAGCCCTATATATTTTAGCTCCAATatcaaactgacagagttaaACTATAGCAGCTGTGAATTTGCCACTGgtgttttttaatgagaaatgcAGCACCGCGTGGTGACAACGTGATGTGGTGCATGGGTGACTGGTTGATGCTTTTCCTATGGGAGATGCTAGGCAACTCCCAGGGAATGGTGTTATATATGCCAATGCCCTGCATGTCCCATGTTTTTTCCTCACCAGGGTGGTTTGTCTTGCCTTTCTGCACCAAAAGAAATAGGGTTACTGCTGTGGGATATTGGAAAAGATatcttcagaggaaaaactTTCCTCGTGGTTTAGTCATCCTCTTTGTGCCTAGATGAGTTTTCTGAGTTTTCTGAGACTGCCTTTACTGGGAGTCACAGTCTCTGGCTGTGGTCACAGAGCCTTAGCTGTCCAGCAGGCATTGAAAGGGGTGTTTGACAAGATGTGCTGAGACATCAATTTTTGAATACCTGGTGTTTACCCTCTGACGTTTGTAACTCAGCCTTAGTGACCTCTGGGCTGCAAAAGGTGATCAGCCTGGAGCCAGGAGTAAGGGTCGCTTCAGACAAAACCTGGAGGCCACCAGCACAAACTGGCTCCTTGTTCTGAGTGAACCAGACACACGAGACACTTGCACTTTGCTGTGATGCCTAACCCACACTCTCCTGGGTACCATGCTCACACTGAGCATGGGAGACTCCATTTGTCTGCACCCCACCTGAGCTCCTACCTCGGCCGTTCAGGCCTCACACGCTCACTGTGCAatgcctgcctgccctgcctgtcaccccaccttctctgggcagctggtCACCACTACTCTGATGTGCTccccagctgctcacagcaggtcaggtcccagggcaggggggctcGTGGGTGgctcctggctggcagcacaCTGGCTGTCTCTGCTTTGCAGCCACCCCACAGTGGAAGCCGAACAAGAGCAGAGCATGGGCTGCCCTCTACATTCCTCCATCCTCACGGAGACCTTGCACTCTCTGGAGCTGCAGTCCATGATCTCCATCAGAGCTGTGGGGTAGGGGCAGGTAGAGGAGGCATTCCCAGTGCCACTTGCTCCGCTACTGGGGCTGCTCACAAATGATTAATCTCACCTCtccctgctgtattttttgCCGAGTTTCTTTGCCCACCAATAATTCTCTGCTCTGGCTTTCAAGTCCAGAATAAGCTTTCTAGCCAACCTTCCTCCTATATTAGTTCTGAACACCTTACTAACTGTGATAAGCACAACCTGCCCAAAATAACACCCATTGCTGGGTTTGCCCTGCTGGGTCCCAGTAGCTCCTTGTGGAGAACTTCTCCCAGAATGTTCAGCAGTTACTGGTTGGAGGGGCTGCCTTTGGGTTAGTCCAGACACAGATTTGCTGTTTGACTAGGCCTGATATCAAAGCTTTTGCAACTGAAATAAACTTTAATAGtgtttcactttcttcttcatCAACAGGAGGTTCAAGATGTAAGAGGCAAGCATTGTAAGCCGTCTACAGGATTTCTTACTGTAGGACCCAGAGAGCAGATAACCAGTATTAGGGAATGAATACATTTCACTGCTAACATGCAGCACAAAAGCAACGCTTCACGCATTTccaaaggtttttttcttggttatttttggtggggttttatttttgtttgtttttttttttccccttgcacAAATTGGCTTGCTTTCACAGTGCTATTTTTATATAGTAAGATGTAACTATTTGAGAAAAATACGAATTTATACAGGTTGGTTTATTACCTAGCACTGGGGGCAGATACCAATTTAAACTAACCCTGttattatataatattttatttcctttgttgtGTAGAGGTCCTGTTTATTTAACTTTCTTTTGGTTCATGCAAGTCTCCTGGAGTTTTAAACCTAGAAGGACATGAACTGTACAGTGCAATGATGTTGTGTAAGTAGTGGTGGAGCTCCTTGTCTCCAGAAGTCATAGAGGCCAAGAACATAGGAAAGCTAAAAAGCATCAGACTGATGAAAGTGGACAACATTAGCCTGAGTGGCATTTACAGATATTTTGGATGAGCGACTAAACTCAGGGCTACTGGGCTAAAGCCCTTTTCTGAAGATCAGAAACCTTGCTGACATCTGTGAGCAGCTGGATCAATGCACATCTGGTGTTGTGAGGTGCTAATACTCAGTTTGTAGTAGTTGTGTGTGTTAGGAGCCACAGCACTGTTCTGATGTCATCTGGCATTTCCTATGTTCCTGTGTTTCTGATGACAAATCtagcaaaaaaaggaatggGCTATTAAAGCCCTAACCACACAGTCGTGTTGCAAGTTGCTGGAGGAGTCAGATACGCTGCCATGCACCAGGGATCTCTTCCCACCCCTCCACAGGAGGTGACTTCAGCTTGCCTGGCTGGCTTTGCACTGAAGTAGGCTGAGATTCATTCACCCTTCACCAACGATGCTGTAGCTCGGCTACTGAACAGTCACACCTGCCTGTGGGCAGTCACATCCCTGATTGCTCTGGAGATACCTGAAGATGTCTGGCCATATCTTGGTGAAAAGAGATGCCTGGGGCAAGAGAGGGTCTGTGCAGTTTGTGGAAGGAGAGGTGTTTCTCGAG containing:
- the CXCL12 gene encoding stromal cell-derived factor 1 isoform X1, producing the protein MDLRALALLAFALAVISLSEEKPVSLTYRCPCRFYESNVARANIKHLKILSTPNCSLQIVARLKSNSKQVCIDPKLKWIQEYLEKALNKPRHRTHKKKQQKKRGPLCPSRATPLKSPGRKNGGSRCKRQAL